A window of the Planctomycetota bacterium genome harbors these coding sequences:
- a CDS encoding PhoH family protein, with the protein MSRTSIAVVDSKRILAIFGPRDQHLRRIRSALGVGVSARDDSIHIEGDEPAVLRATAVFEELDRIAREQGSVALEDVAQLLSIATGQSAAEPVEPIEVQRPGRAVVPRSPGQAAYVRAIRNNDVVLCAGPAGSGKTFLAVALAVSMLRSEQVRKIVLVRPAVEAGESLGYLPGDLQAKINPYLRPLLDALREMIDFEQLKRLSEQEVVEMIPLAYMRGRTLNHAFIILDEAQNTTVSQMKMFLTRLGNGSKMVISGDTTQVDLPANRTSGLVDAMRRLEGVPGCAQVRLAGEDIVRHPLVQRIVAAYDDAGHQEQRRPSRP; encoded by the coding sequence ATGTCGCGCACGAGCATCGCGGTCGTCGACTCCAAGCGGATCCTGGCCATTTTCGGGCCGCGGGATCAGCATCTCCGCCGCATCCGCTCGGCCCTCGGCGTCGGCGTTTCGGCCCGTGACGACTCGATCCACATCGAAGGGGACGAGCCGGCCGTGCTCCGCGCCACGGCGGTGTTCGAAGAGCTCGACCGGATCGCCCGGGAGCAGGGGTCGGTGGCCCTCGAGGACGTCGCCCAGCTGCTGTCGATCGCCACCGGACAATCCGCCGCCGAGCCGGTCGAGCCGATCGAGGTCCAGCGGCCCGGACGGGCGGTCGTCCCGCGTTCCCCCGGGCAGGCGGCCTACGTCCGCGCGATCCGCAACAACGACGTGGTCCTCTGCGCCGGACCGGCGGGGAGCGGCAAGACGTTTCTTGCCGTGGCTCTTGCGGTGTCGATGCTGCGCAGCGAGCAGGTACGGAAGATCGTGCTGGTGCGTCCGGCGGTCGAGGCCGGCGAGAGCCTCGGGTACCTGCCGGGGGATCTCCAGGCGAAGATCAACCCCTACCTGCGCCCGCTGCTCGACGCCCTCCGCGAGATGATCGACTTCGAGCAGCTCAAACGCCTCTCCGAGCAGGAGGTGGTGGAGATGATCCCGCTGGCGTACATGCGCGGGCGGACGCTCAACCACGCCTTCATCATCCTCGACGAGGCCCAGAACACCACCGTTTCGCAGATGAAGATGTTCCTCACCCGGCTCGGCAACGGGTCGAAGATGGTGATCTCCGGCGACACGACGCAGGTCGACCTTCCCGCCAACCGGACCAGCGGACTGGTCGACGCGATGCGGCGGCTGGAGGGGGTGCCGGGGTGTGCGCAGGTGCGGCTCGCCGGAGAGGACATCGTCCGCCACCCGCTCGTGCAGCGGATCGTCGCCGCCTACGACGACGCAGGTCATCAGGAGCAGCGGCGGCCCTCCCGGCCGTGA
- the uppS gene encoding di-trans,poly-cis-decaprenylcistransferase: MASTAGTGAGVTPAPAAAAAGVTPRHVAIIMDGNGRWARQRGLPRIEGHRRGVASVRRITEHAARLGLEQLTLYCLSRENWRRPALEITFLMHLLEQYMVEERALLMREGIRVTTIGRREGLPAATLAALDRTVATCAGNTGMRLCLAVNYGGRDEIVDAARSLAEAARDGSLDPATIDEASFAARLSTAGMPDPDLLIRTAGEQRLSNFLLWQVSYAELWTTDAMWPDFDTGHLDAAIRAFAGRERKFGGLAPS; encoded by the coding sequence ATGGCCTCGACAGCCGGCACCGGTGCGGGCGTGACCCCTGCACCGGCGGCCGCGGCGGCCGGAGTCACGCCGCGGCATGTCGCCATAATAATGGACGGCAACGGCCGCTGGGCGCGGCAACGGGGCCTGCCGCGGATCGAGGGGCACCGCCGCGGGGTCGCCAGCGTGCGGCGGATCACCGAACACGCCGCCCGCCTGGGCCTCGAGCAGCTCACCCTCTACTGCCTGTCCCGCGAGAACTGGCGGCGGCCGGCGCTCGAGATCACGTTCCTCATGCATCTCCTCGAGCAGTACATGGTCGAGGAACGCGCCCTGCTGATGCGTGAAGGGATCCGGGTGACCACGATCGGCCGCCGCGAGGGATTGCCGGCGGCCACCCTGGCGGCCCTCGACCGGACGGTCGCGACGTGCGCCGGCAACACCGGCATGCGTCTCTGCCTGGCGGTCAACTACGGCGGTCGTGACGAGATCGTCGATGCGGCCCGATCGTTGGCGGAGGCGGCGCGCGACGGCAGCCTCGACCCGGCGACGATCGACGAGGCGTCGTTCGCCGCCCGGCTGTCGACCGCGGGAATGCCCGACCCTGACCTGCTGATCCGCACCGCCGGCGAGCAGCGGCTGAGCAACTTCCTCCTCTGGCAGGTCAGCTACGCCGAGCTGTGGACCACCGATGCGATGTGGCCCGACTTCGACACCGGCCACCTCGACGCCGCGATCCGCGCGTTCGCCGGGCGTGAACGCAAGTTCGGGGGGCTCGCCCCATCGTGA
- a CDS encoding adenylosuccinate synthase has protein sequence MPGTCVIGLQWGDEAKGKLVDILTEHHDIVVRYQGGANAGHTVVSGGETWKLSLIPSGILRDGVTCVVTGGVVLDPAAVLREIDMLEGRGVAVGSKLLLSDRAHVVFPWHVAEDRLLDGSLSGGEPIGTTGRGIGPCYRDKVGRAMAIRIGDLYRDDFPATLRHVVALKQRFLAVAGPAAATLDADAILADTRRMATRLEPHVRDTTAYLLDAVEAGRRVLFEGAQGTLLDVDHGTYPFVTSSNSSGLGVGPGSGVPARWIDRSIGVVKAYSTRVGGGPLPTEQDNAIGIHLRERGNEYGTVTRRPRRCGWFDAVAARYATRLSGVDELAVMLLDVLGGLDQLSICTAYEIDGRRTTDFPSHVDDLRRARPVYETLPGWHEDLSVIREQVGLPGAAQRYVERIAALLGRPVRIVSVGPDRAQTVFRDGDGGARGPAEGGGLPWPRQPAPVRA, from the coding sequence GTGCCCGGCACCTGCGTCATCGGTCTGCAATGGGGTGACGAGGCGAAGGGCAAGCTCGTCGACATCCTCACCGAGCACCACGACATCGTCGTCCGCTACCAGGGGGGCGCCAACGCCGGCCATACCGTCGTCTCCGGCGGTGAGACGTGGAAGCTGTCGTTGATCCCCAGCGGGATCCTCCGCGACGGGGTCACCTGCGTGGTCACCGGCGGGGTCGTGCTCGACCCGGCGGCGGTGCTCCGCGAGATCGACATGCTCGAGGGGCGTGGTGTCGCGGTCGGCTCGAAACTGCTGCTCTCCGACCGGGCGCACGTCGTCTTCCCGTGGCACGTCGCCGAGGACCGCCTCCTCGACGGCAGTCTGTCGGGTGGCGAGCCGATCGGCACCACCGGCCGGGGCATCGGCCCCTGCTACCGCGACAAGGTGGGGCGGGCGATGGCGATCCGGATCGGCGATCTGTACCGCGACGATTTCCCCGCCACGCTGCGGCACGTCGTCGCCCTCAAGCAGCGCTTCCTCGCCGTGGCTGGGCCGGCCGCCGCGACGCTCGATGCCGATGCGATCCTCGCCGACACGCGCCGCATGGCCACGCGCCTCGAGCCGCACGTCCGCGACACGACTGCCTACCTGCTCGACGCGGTCGAGGCCGGGAGGCGGGTGCTGTTCGAAGGGGCCCAGGGAACGCTCCTCGACGTCGACCACGGAACCTACCCGTTCGTCACCAGCAGCAACTCCTCGGGGCTGGGAGTCGGTCCCGGATCGGGTGTGCCGGCGCGGTGGATCGACCGCTCCATCGGCGTCGTCAAGGCCTACTCGACCCGGGTCGGTGGCGGGCCGCTGCCGACCGAGCAGGACAATGCGATCGGCATCCATCTCCGCGAGCGCGGCAACGAATACGGCACCGTCACGCGCCGGCCACGCCGCTGCGGATGGTTCGACGCCGTCGCCGCCCGCTACGCCACCCGGCTGTCCGGCGTCGACGAGCTGGCCGTGATGCTCCTCGACGTCCTCGGGGGGCTCGACCAACTCTCGATCTGCACCGCCTACGAGATCGACGGCCGGCGGACGACCGATTTTCCCAGCCACGTCGACGATCTCCGTCGCGCCCGCCCGGTCTACGAGACGCTCCCCGGCTGGCACGAGGACCTGTCGGTGATCCGCGAACAGGTCGGGCTCCCCGGGGCGGCCCAACGCTACGTCGAGCGGATCGCCGCGCTGCTCGGTCGACCGGTGCGGATCGTCTCGGTCGGTCCCGACCGGGCACAGACGGTTTTCCGCGATGGCGACGGCGGCGCACGTGGTCCGGCGGAAGGGGGCGGATTGCCATGGCCTCGACAGCCGGCACCGGTGCGGGCGTGA
- a CDS encoding RluA family pseudouridine synthase, with protein MKPAPGTIHHVAAAGAGQTLAAFLRGAEQASWSQVQRLIRTRRVQIHGNVCTDAGRRLRDGDVVKILPTSAPAPPRADQLRIVHLDAAVVVVDKPSGITTVRHAEERSWPARRRQVQPTLDELLPAAIAAHGGRRRGGGRLVPVRAVHRIDRETSGLVVFARTVPAERILAEQFRAHTTRRRYLALCVGRVGAGTIVSTLVRDRGDGRRGSSDEGEGKRAVTHVHPVEHFGDDATLVECVLETGRTHQIRIHLAESGHPLCGERVYSAPRGSGGVDRSGARRVMLHAARLGFVHPESGADLDFESPLPADIRAVIARLRGSAGPRPSAPRPDAGLTRPRPPRPPSGSRRPAKRRPRPRRP; from the coding sequence ATGAAACCCGCGCCCGGTACGATCCATCATGTCGCTGCCGCGGGTGCCGGGCAGACGCTGGCCGCGTTCCTGCGCGGAGCCGAGCAGGCGAGCTGGTCGCAGGTCCAGCGGCTGATCCGCACGCGCCGCGTGCAGATCCACGGCAATGTCTGCACCGATGCCGGCCGCCGGCTGCGCGACGGCGACGTCGTCAAGATCCTCCCCACCTCGGCGCCGGCGCCACCGCGCGCCGACCAGCTGCGGATCGTCCACCTCGACGCGGCGGTGGTCGTGGTCGACAAGCCGTCGGGGATCACCACGGTGCGCCACGCCGAGGAGCGGTCGTGGCCGGCCCGGCGCCGGCAGGTCCAACCGACGCTCGACGAGCTCCTCCCGGCGGCGATCGCCGCCCACGGCGGACGGCGGCGCGGCGGCGGGCGGCTGGTGCCGGTGCGCGCCGTCCACCGCATCGACCGGGAAACCAGCGGGCTGGTGGTGTTCGCGCGGACGGTGCCGGCGGAACGGATCCTCGCCGAACAGTTCCGCGCCCACACCACGCGGCGCCGCTACCTCGCGTTGTGCGTCGGCCGGGTCGGCGCCGGCACGATCGTCTCGACGCTGGTTCGCGACCGCGGCGACGGCAGGCGCGGGTCGTCCGACGAGGGCGAGGGGAAACGGGCGGTGACCCACGTCCACCCCGTCGAGCACTTCGGCGACGACGCCACGCTCGTCGAATGCGTCCTCGAGACGGGGCGGACGCACCAGATCCGCATCCATCTCGCCGAGAGCGGCCATCCGCTGTGCGGCGAGCGCGTCTACTCGGCGCCCCGGGGGAGCGGCGGAGTCGATCGCTCCGGGGCGCGGCGGGTGATGCTCCACGCGGCCCGGTTGGGGTTTGTCCATCCCGAGTCGGGCGCCGACCTCGATTTCGAGTCGCCGCTGCCCGCCGACATCCGTGCGGTCATCGCCCGGCTGCGCGGCTCCGCCGGCCCGCGGCCATCGGCACCACGCCCCGATGCCGGCCTCACTCGGCCGCGACCACCTCGCCCCCCGAGCGGGTCGCGACGGCCTGCCAAACGGCGGCCTCGACCCCGTCGGCCATGA
- a CDS encoding DUF1559 domain-containing protein gives MIARRGFTLVELLVVVAIVGGLVALLLPAVQAAREAARRTQCVNNLRQIGIAAANHEGARGRYPVGAEARAWAAKPNWPHQFFRWSVLAHLAPYYEQESLLRSLDLSVPLYIGLTPADIAPQNKPIVALTIPLFLCPSDRNGPVSPLFGPTNYAACTGTGVGGGTPFDTDGMFFVNSQTKPRDVTDGLSKTVAFAESNLGDGPVATTNRGSITAANGYAFTFAFPLSDAGCRSAFYWNFTDLRGFSWANGEYRTCLYNHRRLPNDPEIDCLGVNMATADPRLMYAGYGWRGARSRHPGGVNVLWADGSSRFMADGVEAAVWQAVATRSGGEVVAAE, from the coding sequence ATGATCGCCCGGCGCGGATTCACGCTCGTCGAACTGCTCGTCGTCGTCGCCATCGTCGGCGGCCTCGTGGCGCTGCTCCTGCCGGCCGTGCAGGCAGCCCGCGAGGCCGCCCGGCGGACGCAGTGTGTCAACAACCTGCGCCAGATCGGCATCGCCGCGGCCAATCACGAGGGAGCGAGGGGACGGTATCCGGTGGGGGCCGAGGCCCGCGCCTGGGCGGCGAAGCCCAATTGGCCGCACCAGTTCTTCCGCTGGTCGGTGCTCGCCCACCTCGCACCGTATTACGAGCAGGAATCGCTGCTCCGCAGCCTCGACCTCTCCGTGCCGCTGTACATCGGCCTGACGCCGGCCGATATCGCCCCGCAGAACAAGCCGATCGTCGCCCTCACGATCCCGCTGTTTCTCTGCCCGTCGGATCGCAATGGCCCGGTGTCGCCGCTGTTCGGGCCGACGAACTATGCCGCCTGCACCGGGACCGGGGTCGGCGGGGGCACGCCGTTCGACACCGACGGGATGTTCTTCGTGAATTCCCAGACGAAGCCGCGCGACGTGACCGACGGACTTTCCAAGACGGTGGCGTTCGCGGAGAGCAACCTCGGCGACGGTCCGGTCGCGACCACCAACCGCGGCTCGATCACCGCGGCGAACGGCTATGCGTTCACGTTCGCGTTTCCCCTGTCAGATGCCGGGTGCCGGTCCGCCTTCTACTGGAACTTCACCGACCTGCGCGGATTCTCCTGGGCCAACGGCGAGTACCGGACCTGCCTCTACAACCACCGCCGCCTTCCCAACGATCCCGAGATCGACTGCCTCGGCGTCAACATGGCGACGGCCGATCCCCGCCTGATGTACGCCGGCTACGGCTGGCGGGGGGCGCGAAGCCGCCATCCCGGCGGGGTCAACGTCCTGTGGGCCGACGGCTCGAGCCGGTTCATGGCCGACGGGGTCGAGGCCGCCGTTTGGCAGGCCGTCGCGACCCGCTCGGGGGGCGAGGTGGTCGCGGCCGAGTGA